The Xyrauchen texanus isolate HMW12.3.18 chromosome 25, RBS_HiC_50CHRs, whole genome shotgun sequence genome includes the window GTCCATATTCAGTATGATCTCAGTCACACAAAGATCTGTGAAAGCGAAAGACACAGTGCATTCAACATTACTGACATTATTTAATAGGCATGAGGCACTGTGTGCCCTGCCATTGCACTTAATACCCAATGCAGTCCTACTTCTTTTCCACCTGTGCTGGGTCACACAAAGCTGTTCTTTTCCCTGGGCAAAGGGTTCATAACAGGGTGAGCTGTCTGTCCAACAGCCTACTCAGATTTATCTACTATTTGGCTAACCTTGCTCTGAACTCACCCCCTGAGATTTGAGCTAACTTCTCCAACACTCATGCACTCCATGACACAGTTTCATGTCTTGATCCCACTCTCAACAGTCTCCATCATTACTGCTAGACATGCCAAGACTCATTGTTCAGTTTTTGTCATTTGTAttacaaaaaatgcatttgttttccaTGGTTATTCCTCCAACCCCCTATTCtatgttaatttatttcattaagtTTATAAGAAAGCAGGTTTTCTTCCAACCACAATTTAACAGCTGTCCAAAGGATAGGATGTGAAGTGAATCAGTAATAATGTAATTGCAATAGCTGCTTTGTGCCTGTTTTATGTCAGTTTAAGTCCCAAGTGTCCTTTGCTAAACTTGTTGTCTTCTTGCACTGCAGCAGGGATTCACTGCATGGAAGTAATTTTATTGAGAGACAGAGAACAACAGCTGCCTGTAATCTAACTGTAGATTCTATTTTATGAGGTTACACAGTCTTAGATCTTGCATCCAAATTGGCAAATAGAGAGATACAAAAGAATTGTCCACAGGCATTGCATTATCTACCCATCTGTTTAGCGAGATACAGCTGTTTTGACACTGAATGTCAGTAGTTCGGCTAGGCATGAGTGACAAAGCTGAATAAAATGACACCAGTTCTAGTGTACCAAAACTATAATTTGTCTTTTAGACTTCCAGTGGCTGACCCCTCTCCAGTGTGCTTTCCTGTTAAGCGGAGTTAATGTTATGACAACCCTGCCTAGTGCACAATGAGCTCACGATTGGCTGGCCTGCAGCAGTGGAATGCTGACCATGAAATGCCTGTGAGTTTTGGCAGTGACAGAACAAGCACACTGCCAGGGACAGAAACTTCCTTGTTTTCTAAACCACATGACTACCCACACAATAACACTCAGTGGTTCTTTTAAGatcaaatattgtttatttaaatttgatattaatatgaatatagaCATGCTGGAATTACTTATAACACGTTGTAGAATCAACTTGCATTTACTTGtgtaataaaataagtgaatatcTATCAAACGTAAACTTACGAGGGCAAAAGAACCCAACAGAAAACCTCAGATGTCTGTGCTCCAAACTTTTTATCACATTGTCCAAGGAGCACATTGAACTATGGCCTATTTGTGGTCCGGTATAGGGCATCCAAATCAAAAATCCACGTAAGTCTCTGAGACATAATAGTTCTTGGGAAAACAGTCGATCTTGATAGGTTGATCCCAGGTCTCTTTCATTGGCTTTTTTACCTCCACAAAGCAACAGTTTGTTGGATGTTCCTGGATGTAGAGCTTGCTCTGCATGAAAAACATGTTTTGAGGATTTTTCacattcaagttttttttctgtttaagtCCGTCCTTTGAATGTGCTCATACAGGTATAGCTTCCTGAGAACTTATGGATCTCTTCCAGGGCAGACTGGGGCAGAAGGCTAAAGAAAGACAATCAAGACAATTCTGTTAAGTGATCTGTTGCCAATGAAAACATGACATTCTAGAGTTATgcaagtaagggataatgtattgTCAGTTTCGCATCTGCTTTGAGTCagatcctgatcaccctgtcagggtttgtTTTGCGATGATTGTtaattatcctgcttattacatggctacttaccaaataggtaaataaatggacatgaaatgttGATTCGAGGTGCAAtgattatgttggcttgacaaagcaacatactgttattctacaggcttggtttagttttttattattatttatttatttttttatctctaaGCAAAGACTAAAATTATCAACTTTAACTTcttttcaagctacatccaccaaacttggtccAGAGCTTCAGGCTGTTCTAAATTTTATACTATATTTGTATATCTGATCAGACAGTGACGAttaaatcccatagacttactaTGAAGGAATGTTTAAACAAGCAAAGACTAGTCAAACTCCTACtgtcaaaaaatgtaaaagtaaacaaacacaatccctttaatctgctttttgtagctctctcgctctcttttctTGCTTTTCtcctttttatattttccattcttggcctatctatctatccagcAAGCCAgctgtttgtcttactgtaaggTCTGTAAAACTTTCAAACCTCAAgctttacatttttctttaaacttTTATGCCAGGCTTTATCAAGCCCACATCAAAGTTTGACTTGACAAATTTCTAGATTCATTATGTGAGAACAAATAAATGTGAAGTGCTAGAGAGATATGAAACTGACAGAGTGTGGAGACTGATTGCCAGGGACAACTGTCAAATATATAAATAGCTGTCATTATTGTCACGACTacccaatcagaatcaagtattcgaGAGAGCTGGGTAATAATATttgttatacaacagttagttccagttcTCGAATTTGATTGACTAAGCAACAATCCAAGTGttgtgatattttattatttatgctTCACTATTTGTATCACTAACTGCTTGTCTGTTTCCCAAAtagtggtggggattttgattcaacattcattttgatttcatccACTGATTCATTACGTGAGCATTTCTGCAGATTACATATTTACACCAGTAGGTGAAATTATGAATTAGCGTCTTTTATGTTATGAGTGAGTCACTGAATCAATGACTGATTTGTTAAGTCGTTCACCACCAAAACAGTGGTCGTGAATGATGTTcatttaggccacatccacaccaaTCCGTTTCCTAgcatcattgtttttcaaattaggCCAATGCGGTAATGTAAATAATTCTTCATCTGTGTTTGGTGAAGTAAAATGTTTTACTAGTGTGTATGACAGGAGTAAATATAGCCAATTTAAAGTTGCTtgtcactgaccaatcagagctaAATTTATTCACAACCAATCAAACGATATTTAACTTTTATGTAGTCAAAAACAACATAGAGAAAaatatactcactgagctacagtatatttattacatttctttGAGCGTTTATAGAGACATAAATAGGGAAAGAGCCTCATGGAAAGCTGTGAGTGGACGAGTCGATGTACCAGGTGAAAATAGACTACGGAAATATGTATAGCTTATGTTTGTTAAATAGACGACTGTGCGATGTATACAAATTGGTCATGGACCATactttaattttctcttctgcaacAGGTGTCTAAAAAATCAActttagataaacaaaatacaattgtCCAGGCAGGTTATTGGCAGagtgttttgttgattttgaatgTTAATTTGTTGCCtacccattttaattattgatgtGATGTTATACTATGCCAATttgacataaaaaatatgaaataactcATAGCATTTGGAGACAGGTAGCAAGATGCCATCAGTATTTACAATTACTTTGTTTAGCCTTAATACTATAATGttacattaatataaaaaatagcttattacaatatttagaacacattttatgaaaaaaGATTATTGACTTTATTTAAGTGCAATCAGTTACATGAAAactaatacaatatttacagtaatcgCCTCATAGACTCAGTATCTGAGCAGAAGCAGTTGGGGGGGAACTACTCCACTTCTAATGGTGTGTTTCGCACCACTTCTCGTGTGAATGGAAAACGCCTGTACAAACAAAAAGCAGAAAGATCGCAAGCAAATCCTACCACCCACCGCATCCCGTGTAAAACCGCCTTTTCAAACGAAAaattattagtgtggatgtggccttaaatGATTCATTCAAAAACAGATTTACGAATGAAAAACCACTAGTTTTAAACCAGAGTATGAGAGCAATGCTGAGAGTGGAGTTGTGATTGATGCTTTAGCTTCTTTTGGAAATATTTTCACTGGTGGCATAGAAATGTAAAATCTAACTGGGGTGGAATTGCAGATGCACTGATATTCTGGAAAACTAAACTCTTGTTCGTGGGATGTTTAAAGTAAAGCTGTTATTCTGTTCTAATTCCTACAGGAGTGATAGTCTCACCTTTTAAGTATGACAAGCATGTGCATGGTCCATGGCAGCACAACAAAGGCAGTGTTGGTCCTAACAGCATCAACGGTATGCTGGGCCACCATCTCAGGATTCAGAGGAGGAAACAGCTTTGGGAACCTAAAATTCCAAAATACATGTTTTTCGTGAATGATAGATTGCATCAATTCTAAATAATCAACACCAGCTACTCAGAGCATTATAGTCCCATTACCTAACTCTCATGCCCTGGAACATCTCTGTGTCAGTGTGGAAGGGTAGCACTGTTGTGCAGCCCACTCCAGGGCAGTCCAATAGGCCTAGCGTTAGGCTTTCCATGAAGGCATAAGATGAGGCCTTGGACGTGCAGTAGTCGATGGCTCCAGGGATGGAGGCAAGGGAAAGAATGGAGTTAATGCACACCACGTGGCCATTGCACAGCTCCAGCATACGAGGCAGAAATGCTTTTGTGGTCTGTGGGGGAGACACAATTACACATTGTTCTCTCTGTTATTTCTAACTATCTTCTGGAAAATCCAACAATAACAAAGAAAGCTTCAGCTATTAGGGATCAAGAATGTGCTAATAGTCTAGGATTTTCTGGAATACCTTAGGTGAAAATCAACAAGCTTTGACTGGCTCAGCAGATATTTGAGCCCACATTCAGTGCTTGATCTTGACTATGACTATGGccctttatttttgtttcaattCTCTGTCCATGGCTATTAATCAGAACATTTCTCTGCAAACTCCTTAAAAGGTTGCTTCCTGGCCTAAGCTGATTCAGCTGATCTCTCTAAACCCAACCAAACCAGGCTGGGATACCAGTTTACCACTTTAGGCTGATTtaggctgtttgtttttttttttcagcagggttggtATTCAGAAACTTTACAGTTGTTACTCAACTGAAATGGCCATTTTACCGCTGCAGTTGGCTCAGCAATTATGCATTTGCTGCTCTAAACCACTAAGTGGTGCTACTCCCATAGAATTTCCGTTGGAGGAATGTCAAAGCTCATTCCCATGAGAAGCTGTTTGAGTAAAAGAGGTGTGGTTGACATCAACTGTGTCTGGCACCACTGTGAATGTGTtcgaaaatataaaatatagcaACAACAGATCAAAGCAATACCCAGTGCGGGCTACTTGTGCACAAGCATCAGATGATCACCATTGTTCTCATTGACTCTAAAGTGCCAAGATTTTTGGCCAGTCtgttttacattaaatgtaaCTTTCATTATTCCCTAGAATTTAGCTTTGAGAAGTTCTCTGAAGAGTTTGCTCATGAGTCTTTGTCTATGACTGTTCAATGGAACATAGTttgactttttttctctcttggcAAAAACATGTTTAAGTGATAAGGAAAGCGTCCAAGGATTACAGCATGCCAAATGACATGAAACATTAAGTAGCTCAGTGTTTTTAGTTCTTGTTTGGTTCAAAGCGTAGGTACAGTACGCTATAATAAACAGACTGAAAACAGTTAGTAACCCAAAGTATTGATTAGTCTTTGTCTCTTACCCAGAACTGTccaagtgtgtttatgtgttgagTTTTCAGGAGGGCATCATCATCGCTGTTCATTAGACTTTTCCCATGGACAACAGCTGCATTATTTACAAGAATGGTGACGTCCCCAACCTGTGAGAACACATTGCATCCATTTAGAGGAGTCATGATGGTGTGGGTTGAATTAGGGTTAACTAAtacgtttttgtcattttgctattTTGCTAAGTCTCTTTTTAAAACTCTTGCAAATGTTTGGTCAACTCATTAAGTCCAGCTAGTCATAATCTTTAATGAAGTACCTAAAGAATGGGTGAACAGTTGTGAGTACTAAAGAATGCGATGTGCTGAAACATCTGCTCTTGTTGGTGTGGCTTTTAATTCACTTACACTTTGCACTTTTTCACtctgcaaattaaaaaataaatatataatgtgcCTACCTTTTCCCTGAGCACTTTTGCCTGCTGGTACACCTCCTCTCTGTTGCCCACATCACACACAAAGTAATGGCACTCTGTTCCAGTCATAGAAATCTCCTCACATGTCTCTTTTAAACAGTTCTCTGTACGGCCCCATAAAATCACCTGAGGGAGAAAAGGCATAATTGGTAAAGAACAAATGCAGAACATAATTTACACTTTTCAAGACTGGATGAATTTTTACATTGTGAGCTGTGGAACAACGTTATCCAAGTTTATGATGTATTATAATTGGCTGGTCTGTTGGTATGATTGCTGCACATTGATGTATAGGTTGAGTTCTTTAAGGAGTTTAGTGAATAAAGCATTTCCTTATCATTGTACAAGTGTTTTGGGGGAGCGAGTGAGAGTGACTGAGGACAGGGTCAGGCTGTAGGTTGGTTAACTCTCCGGCTATTAGATCCATCACTCAGTAAGGTCAGCAAGAGGTAATGAACACAAGCAGCCCTAGCCCTCCCCATCCTGTCAATCTCCATTTACCtcataaacaaacatacacacataagaCAGCCAAATGCTCCGCATGGCCTCTGAGGAACCCTTCATTTTGATGGCAATTTTCAAGGCTTCTCAAGGATGTGCTGCATTCAGATAGGGAGTGTATAAGTGTATGGGTAAATCTCACACTAACTATCAACAATATGCCTGGGTTATATTTCAATCCAAAatcgaaataaataaaatatatttttttttcttaaagaaaatgaagcctgtttttaggttgtgacaatattttcacaacaattacactatgtaacacaGTTTTTGTTCCTGGTTAGTAAGTagtatttcctaattgcttatgcctcaaaagtatagaaaatggctattattccccacaatctttgcttttgtgaccaggacagtgatatttagaaatgtacctatttctATTGAGAAAACGGGCGGATTTGTgtcttttcattcacataaagtctgaaaaaaacaacacatgaatccaaattaacatgtatttatactaaagtaatgcaaaaaaaatgacTACAGAAGATTTAGATCGAGATTTACGATTATAATGTAAATCACTTttacgaatcagcccccaaatgtactcatcatacttcaaggcctccagcaaggtcttgatgaTTTTGTAATCCTCTTTAAGGTGCACCGAGTGAGCCAAGGGAGGAGAcgggtacttgttaccattatggagcagcacggTTTGAGGCGCCTGGATGAGCTGTCGATGAATAGGcgccactcattctggttacaggtgattccgattgcctcgaacagactggtcacattgtggcagaagcagagcccatcttgacgggtgaagaagctggaaaaaggtTGGTGATGCTTCCTCTGATCTACAacttgcacactttcatccaacaagttccaTTGCTTGAGCCTAGACGTCAAATGCTCGTCTCTATacaagatctctaatcaagtcgTTGAGGTGTTTTTGGTTGGGGTAGCATGGctttctctcctcagctccacctctgaaattgtcatctggatctacAACGTCTTCCTCGCTCTCTGACTTGCTGCTCTCTTCTAAAGACGGCTGCTCTCTCTCCGGAGGAGTGGGTAAGGGGAGCTCATGGCAGTGTGGCAGTGTGGCACTGGGGCGATCAATGAAGGAAGGCCGGAATATATGATAGCAGGTGCATTCTTGCTAGTCCGACGTTTGGAAGGGGCCACCATGCAGAAGCAGCAGTTGCTTGAGTTGGTTCCCGCAAAAATGTTGGGATAGCGAACTTCATGGCTCTGTTATCCCATCTGTACCAttctacaaaaatacatttatttcacccatGACTAATGTTTAAGagatttttcatatttcatatatgatatatttattcaataacattgaaaattgtaaaacattttaaaattaaaaccttttacaatttaagaaattaacaaattttttaacataaaattccgagcaacaattgtccatcttaccttccagcgttttttttttttgttgcagtgctcgcaggtgaaatgaggtacccagggtttgtcttgatcccTGACAGTCAtgccgaaatatgccttgtaggcctcacacatcttagcagatgcttccacTGAGTACTTTTTCGCTCGTCTTGATAAATTGGCCACAGACCAACATGCGTCTGCCGGATGCTTGCAGCttcttgatgccatctcagaaaaatgcagatatgtatccacttaggcagctggaactacactgaactggtgggcttaaggcccctgtatttatactactactTATATTACTGGGAGGTTCTAGAAGGTTGTAGACTTCAAGTTTACTcagaatctatctggaatgttttggaaaataggtaaatttaaaaatattactgtcctggtcacaaaatcAAAGATCGTGGGGAATAACAGCCATTTTCTtaacttttgaggcataagcaattaggaaataacacttactacccaggaaccaaaaaaaagaataattattgTTACACTGTGTTATGCACCCCAACACTCCCCAACCCATCCATGCTGCCCCAGTTTTATAATAagaaaaaattgtattcttattactgtaatgggGGAAAAATTATAAAGGGGgcaattcactaagaatgaaaagagcacaacagtctctgcCCACGTTTTCAGCCATATGAGtttcggaagtatttttcccattctttttttttttttttgtaataggcttttcataaaatccttcataaaagagttgtgctgAGTCATGAACCAAACAAAacagctcagaggtgaatcacaacattacaaactttgatttgatgcaacacaattttttttttaaattggacaATAAGATAAAGGTACAAGATTGTGTATTTACCGTCTTTCAtaagggcatgaactacaatcccatgaagaattgcgaatgatgtaatcataaaaaaaactatggaaaaaactgttgattttaggttgttgattacaatatagaaacaatatattttcagttaacggcagaatattcaaatatatacaaatgtaaatgtagtttcaGGATGTATGAAGACCAACTCGACTGCATCAGTTACAGTGAGTCATGGAAGTGGGCGGTTGCAGCtggacttttttattttatcccgtgttctccccaatttggcatgccggattcccactacttaataggtcctgtggtggcgcggttgctcacctcaatccgggtggcagaggataagtctcagttacctccgcttctgagacagtcaatccgcgcattttatcaagTGGCTAGTTGTGcttgacaccgcggagactcccatgtggaagctcatgctactctctgcgatccacgcacaaattatCACTCACCCAATTgaaagcaagaaccactaatcatgaccacgaggaggttaccccatttgactctaccctccctagcaaccgggccaatttggttgcttaggacacctggatGGAGTGTCCTAAGCAACTCGCGACTGCAGGgatgatagtcagtgtcaatacttgctgagctacccagtccccccTGCTGGTCTTGTTTGGTGGGATTTGTTGATCATGGTTCTGTGATTGGTGGAATTTTTTCTGCTGGATCATGGTTAGTGTAGTTGTTCACTAGGAATTCCGCTATTtctaaacaatgaagttgaaacaATGCAGAATGATGGCTTCAACAAAGGCACATAGCATCGATGatcaacctcagagctcacagtaggtctatAGCTATAggcctgtctttaaaggtttatgagttatcattgaaaatcaatttgtctatggaaaatatcagactgttgcgctctattgtcaCTCTGTAAAAGTGAGACATTTTCACATGCTGTTTGTGCTGGTTTAGAgcctgattcactaaaggaattttTCCTGGTTAAAACACTTTTCTCCATTAGTGGATGAATTACTGCTGCTgatatgatcaatagaaaatgtgcACTAacaactcttttaaataaaaaaaaattgaaatagcGCAATCTAAATTGCGGCAGGCATTTTTTGCGAATGAAACGtaatctataatgagcctaatgTACATGACTTAATTGAAATACTCAAGACGCAGCACAATTTCAGCTCTGATTGCGTTGGTTAAACTAGATTgagggtggttagtgaataagatgtaGGTTTTTGCTCAACTtatattaaacctggaacattcctttaataaaaagtatATTATAGTTTGCcataatacagtataaattaataataagaaTCTAATGAAAAAGGTTGTTGAGAATAATCAGATCCACAAAAATGCATTACACTAATGAAAATTTGGGGGTGAAATGTACTTAAATTTCATGAAAattttacaatgcaaaaaatcataatggtcccaaaaatatgcttcatttttatcttaaatatgattattattatttttgaaagaTAAAGAGAAAGTACTAGTTTACCAGTGTGAACTAGGGCAAGAAAGCAACAGGTGTGCCCCCTCATGTGTTGAGTGTAATACCGCCTGACTCATACCCCGCCAATGTCACAAACAGCACATGGTGAGTGTCCCATTATCAGTAAAAGTTCAAGCAACAGAGCCACCGGGAGACATAGGCAGGGGCAACCACACTCCCCCTTATTAGTGCTGTTCCACTGGGGTCAGGCATGGGACAAAGCCCAGCTGGGAGTATGGAGAGCTAGCCTCTATTCACCTTTACCTTCTCACCTTTATACCTCATACTTCTGTCATCTATTTACCTTGTAGCCCTTCCTCATTAACCCCTTGTCAATGTATATACAATATTTTGACAAACTGCTATTCTTTGTACTGTTTATAAACTCATAGACTAATTAAATAGATTTCCAGGAGAAAATTAAGATTGTTTTCCCTTGATAACTACATAGAATTGATTCATCTGATTTTTGAATTTTCCGCCTAATtcgattattctttttttttatagttatggATTTTTTTATGATGTAATAAGTGAGGGGCTATTCCTAACTTGTGTCTGCATGAGTCTCAGCTCCTTTGGCTTTCCATTCAATGTTTTTCGCTTGGAGTCAGTCGTAAGCAGCCCAATACAATAACACAAATGACATCATCAGCCCTGCTCTGCAAATGCTGGCTGACCTGCCAATGAACTTGGTTGTGGTAACCAATCTGCAAGGTACTTCTCTCCCTACTACACCCCCTTGCAATTGATCCATTCACACACCTTTACATGTGGGGGGGCACACAGGAATACATTacatgtgttctctctctctctctctctctctctctctctctctttactaaAGCAGACCAGCTACTTCTGTCACCTGATGCTCATGATTTAGTGATATTGTTGTTTTGGCCTAAGCTTTCTATTTATGGACCATAAAGAGATTTAATTTGGTGTAGTATTAAAGTTTAgattcagttttattttcattgcaaataAATCACAGCAATAGCTGGTCTGAACTTCCCTCGAAAGTTAAAGAGTCACACATGATTTGAGTTCAACAAAACAGTTAGCCTTGCATGTCAGTAGTCCATTGTTGGGTATTTGTAAAGGCATAAAGGGTTAGGAAACACCTGTGACTGTGTGCCCAGTGAGGAGAATAAAACAACAGAACTAAAGCCAGCAGACGAGGGCAGCGACAGGTCAGTATACCGTCTGTTAACTGAATACGCCTACTGGGAAACAACACTGTACCTCGATCAGGTACACTCAACGAATTCAAAGTATATTTCCATAGCTAGAAAGGTCCCTGTTGTATGAAAAAATCAAGTATACACAACCCTGATGAACCCTGCTAGACCTGGTAAAGTCAGGTTTGTTAGTATTACATCTGACATTTTAACCAGATTGATCAATTTGTCTCATAAGATGCCCTACTGACATAAAAGCATAACTTTGAACACTTTTTTGTCACTTACTTGTAGGTATACCAGTTTGAAAGGATCATTACTACACTGTATAACATAATGAACCACTCCTGTATATGCATACACTAATGCAATTATACATATGCagatatgtacactcacctaaaggattattaggaacaccatactaatactgtgtttgaccccctttcgccttcagaactgccttaattctacgtggcattgattcaacaaggtgctgaaagcattctttagaaatgttggcccatattgataggatagcatcttgcaattgatggagatttgtgggatgcacatccagggcacgaagctcccgttccaccacatcccaaaga containing:
- the LOC127618676 gene encoding short-chain dehydrogenase/reductase 3-like — translated: MMEMKVLGCAMLFPLQIFLCVLRAIVRFFTRQQRRDLGADVVLITGGGRGIGRHLAKEFARQGARKVILWGRTENCLKETCEEISMTGTECHYFVCDVGNREEVYQQAKVLREKVGDVTILVNNAAVVHGKSLMNSDDDALLKTQHINTLGQFWTTKAFLPRMLELCNGHVVCINSILSLASIPGAIDYCTSKASSYAFMESLTLGLLDCPGVGCTTVLPFHTDTEMFQGMRVRFPKLFPPLNPEMVAQHTVDAVRTNTAFVVLPWTMHMLVILKSLLPQSALEEIHKFSGSYTCMSTFKGRT